Proteins from a genomic interval of Pseudomonas sp. RC10:
- a CDS encoding alanine racemase produces the protein MAELPETPLLLLDRERLDANILRMRSALAPHNVTLRPHVKTNKCLEVTQRFFADGKGPITVSTLREADVFFAAGFTDILYGVGIAPNKFEHAAGLLAQGADLKLVLDNLESARLLADYARSSVQRFNVLLEIDCDGHRSGIPPNSPVLVEIARVLEGSGVTVGGVMTHAGNSYDSRSIAEIEAFARQERDAVVEAAQRLRDAGFELSVVSVGSTPTALFAQGLSGVTEVRAGVFAFFDLVMAGLGVCRVQDIAVSVLATVIGLQPEKGWVLIDAGWMALSRDRGTAKQPVDQGYGVVCDVSGQPLGDLIVTAANQEHGIISSRSGHLDNFTALPVGTQLRILPNHACATAAQHAGYHVLTEGRRLGYWPRIAGW, from the coding sequence ATGGCTGAACTACCTGAAACGCCCTTGCTGTTACTGGACCGTGAACGACTCGACGCCAACATCTTGCGCATGCGCAGCGCATTGGCGCCCCACAACGTCACCCTGCGACCCCACGTCAAAACCAATAAGTGCCTTGAAGTCACCCAGCGTTTCTTCGCTGACGGCAAAGGGCCCATCACCGTCTCTACGTTGCGTGAGGCGGATGTGTTCTTCGCCGCAGGCTTCACCGACATCTTGTATGGCGTCGGTATCGCGCCCAACAAATTTGAGCACGCGGCAGGGTTGCTGGCGCAAGGGGCAGACCTGAAGCTGGTGCTGGACAATCTGGAAAGCGCGCGGCTCCTGGCGGATTACGCCCGCTCAAGCGTGCAGCGGTTCAATGTGCTGTTGGAGATCGATTGCGACGGGCACCGTTCAGGCATCCCTCCGAACTCCCCTGTGCTGGTCGAGATTGCACGCGTGCTCGAAGGCAGCGGCGTGACGGTGGGCGGCGTGATGACCCACGCCGGCAATTCTTATGACAGCCGATCAATTGCCGAGATCGAAGCCTTCGCCCGACAAGAGCGCGACGCGGTGGTGGAAGCGGCCCAGCGGTTGCGCGACGCCGGATTCGAGCTTTCCGTGGTCAGTGTGGGGTCGACGCCCACGGCACTGTTCGCTCAGGGTCTGAGCGGGGTCACCGAAGTGCGCGCAGGGGTGTTTGCGTTCTTCGATCTGGTGATGGCCGGGCTGGGGGTTTGCAGGGTGCAGGATATTGCCGTCTCGGTGCTTGCGACCGTCATCGGTCTTCAGCCGGAGAAAGGCTGGGTCCTGATCGATGCAGGCTGGATGGCGCTGTCTCGCGACCGTGGCACGGCCAAACAGCCTGTGGATCAAGGTTATGGCGTCGTCTGCGATGTGTCAGGCCAGCCGTTGGGCGACCTGATCGTGACGGCCGCGAATCAGGAGCACGGCATCATTTCGTCCCGCTCGGGGCATCTTGACAACTTCACCGCTCTGCCGGTGGGCACACAGCTGCGCATCCTGCCCAATCATGCGTGCGCCACCGCCGCGCAGCATGCTGGCTATCACGTCCTGACCGAGGGACGCCGCCTCGGTTACTGGCCCCGCATCGCGGGTTGGTGA
- a CDS encoding alkene reductase, protein MASSPLKLLSDAVVGPHRLSHRVVHAPMTRLRADRDDSPSRMMLRYYEQRASQGGLLIVESTHPSVDSRGYLGAPGIYTDAHRDAWKPIVEAVHAKGGVVFLQLGHDGRQSHSDLSNGKPPIAPSVVPFETNAFTQDGWVPASPHRAVEKDELPALIESYRESAQRALDAGFDGVELHNANGYLLDTFLQDGTNKRTDEYGGSLENRVRFPLQVLNALVSVWGADRVGVRVSPSGQWGSISDSNPEATFEYFVRRLNTYGLAYLHVIEPRIKGTDEIEPDRPPVAAAFLRPFFDGPIIAAGGFDRGGAEAILQSGAADLVAFGRHFSANPDLPERLRHDWPLTPYVRDAFWGGTAQDYNDFPEYAAEQTPR, encoded by the coding sequence ATGGCCTCTTCACCCTTGAAGCTGTTATCGGACGCCGTTGTCGGCCCCCATCGCCTCAGCCATCGCGTGGTGCACGCGCCCATGACCCGACTGCGCGCAGACCGCGACGACAGCCCGAGCCGTATGATGCTGCGCTACTACGAGCAACGCGCCTCGCAAGGCGGCCTGTTGATCGTCGAATCAACCCACCCCTCGGTGGACAGCCGGGGTTACCTCGGCGCGCCGGGCATTTACACCGACGCCCATCGCGACGCCTGGAAACCCATCGTCGAAGCCGTGCACGCCAAAGGTGGCGTGGTGTTCTTGCAACTCGGCCACGACGGCCGCCAGTCCCACAGCGACCTGAGCAACGGCAAGCCGCCGATTGCGCCCTCGGTCGTGCCGTTCGAGACCAACGCCTTCACTCAGGACGGTTGGGTGCCAGCTTCGCCTCACCGCGCTGTCGAAAAAGACGAGTTGCCCGCGCTGATCGAAAGCTATCGAGAAAGCGCCCAACGTGCGCTGGATGCGGGCTTCGATGGCGTCGAACTGCACAATGCCAACGGCTATCTGCTGGACACCTTTCTGCAGGACGGTACCAACAAGCGCACAGACGAATACGGAGGCTCCCTCGAAAACCGCGTGCGCTTCCCGTTGCAGGTGCTCAACGCGCTGGTGTCGGTCTGGGGTGCGGACCGGGTCGGCGTGCGCGTGTCGCCGAGCGGCCAATGGGGCTCGATTTCTGACAGCAACCCGGAAGCCACTTTCGAGTATTTCGTGCGACGACTGAACACATACGGCCTGGCGTACCTGCACGTCATCGAACCGCGTATCAAGGGCACCGATGAAATCGAGCCTGACCGACCACCCGTGGCGGCTGCCTTTTTGCGGCCGTTTTTCGACGGTCCGATCATCGCGGCCGGCGGGTTTGATCGCGGGGGTGCCGAAGCCATTCTGCAATCCGGCGCAGCGGACCTGGTGGCTTTCGGTCGTCATTTCAGCGCCAACCCGGACCTGCCCGAACGCCTGCGCCACGACTGGCCGCTCACACCTTACGTGCGTGATGCGTTCTGGGGCGGCACGGCCCAGGACTACAACGACTTTCCCGAATACGCCGCTGAGCAAACCCCGCGCTGA
- a CDS encoding MFS transporter: MSTPSISLVPLYWLALGTFAVGTESFMLAGLLPDIAADLATTVVAAGQLVTVFALAYAFSSPILTALTGRFSRRTLMIVTMIGFTLANLIAFVAPNYWVLMIARVLLAFTAGLFVPGANALAGAIAGPDKRGTALAIVNGGITLAVAFGVPLGAIVGEHLGWRMTFAGVAALSALASLGLIIGLPAAIGQGLPVASLRERLDTARRPVILLSLWVTTLWATGAYTVYTYLALFITDTTRLVGAQVGYVFFAWGVAAGVGVIVGGKLVDRLGARRVIPYCLTAMIASFVILSVSVDTFHADQALVPVVVGVLVWGVAHWSFYPAQQAGLIGIAGLKGTPIALSLNASFMYLGFSLGAALGSLTLSFASVTALGWVAAACELSGLMLHLLIRRKMSSSAALVCAV, from the coding sequence ATGAGTACCCCGTCGATTTCACTCGTGCCCTTGTATTGGCTGGCCCTGGGCACCTTCGCCGTCGGCACCGAGAGTTTCATGCTCGCGGGGCTGTTGCCAGACATTGCCGCCGACCTGGCGACGACCGTCGTCGCCGCCGGACAACTGGTGACGGTCTTTGCGCTGGCGTATGCCTTCAGCTCGCCGATCCTTACGGCGTTGACGGGCCGGTTCAGCCGCCGAACGCTGATGATTGTCACGATGATTGGCTTCACCCTGGCCAACCTGATTGCCTTCGTGGCCCCCAATTATTGGGTGCTGATGATCGCCCGAGTGTTGCTGGCGTTCACAGCAGGGCTGTTCGTGCCGGGGGCCAATGCGCTGGCCGGTGCGATTGCCGGTCCCGACAAACGGGGCACGGCACTGGCCATCGTCAACGGCGGCATCACCCTCGCCGTCGCGTTCGGGGTGCCGCTGGGCGCCATCGTCGGGGAACACCTCGGCTGGCGGATGACCTTCGCCGGGGTGGCGGCGCTGTCCGCACTGGCCAGTCTTGGCCTGATCATCGGGCTGCCTGCGGCCATTGGTCAGGGCTTGCCGGTTGCTTCATTGCGCGAACGACTCGACACGGCCCGCCGTCCGGTCATTCTGCTCAGCCTATGGGTGACCACGCTCTGGGCGACGGGTGCGTACACCGTTTACACCTACTTGGCGTTGTTCATCACCGACACGACGCGGTTGGTTGGCGCGCAAGTCGGGTACGTGTTCTTCGCCTGGGGTGTCGCCGCGGGCGTGGGTGTAATCGTCGGCGGCAAGCTGGTAGACCGCCTCGGCGCGCGCCGGGTCATCCCCTATTGCCTGACGGCGATGATCGCTTCGTTCGTGATCCTGTCCGTGAGTGTCGATACGTTTCATGCCGATCAAGCGCTGGTCCCGGTCGTGGTTGGGGTGCTGGTGTGGGGCGTTGCCCACTGGTCGTTTTACCCGGCGCAGCAAGCGGGCCTGATCGGCATCGCCGGTCTCAAAGGAACGCCCATCGCGCTGTCCCTCAACGCCTCATTCATGTACCTGGGTTTTTCACTGGGCGCTGCCCTCGGTTCGCTGACACTGAGCTTTGCCTCGGTGACTGCGCTGGGTTGGGTGGCGGCAGCCTGTGAGTTGTCCGGTCTGATGCTGCACCTGCTGATCCGACGAAAAATGTCGAGCAGTGCAGCCCTGGTGTGTGCCGTCTGA
- a CDS encoding HAD-IA family hydrolase yields MNTILDPRPQPVQPSAPVELVLFDLLTALLDSWTLWNTVAGSAERGRTWRMAYLKATYGCGSYRPYETLVEEAAIEVGLGPQAASSLEARWGELQPWPEAKAVLAQLQKRYKLGIVTNCSERLGRMAADLLGVPFDVIITSEQAGFYKPDPAPYRLALEVAGVAPANAVFVAGSAYDLFGTEKVGLPTIWHNRIGLTAPDGAPAPLITRPTLETLASDIASLAGAD; encoded by the coding sequence ATGAATACGATCCTTGATCCACGCCCACAACCTGTCCAGCCCTCAGCGCCGGTTGAACTGGTGTTGTTTGATTTGCTGACCGCCTTGCTGGATTCCTGGACCCTGTGGAATACCGTGGCCGGTTCTGCGGAGAGGGGGCGGACGTGGCGTATGGCCTATTTGAAAGCGACCTACGGCTGTGGCAGCTACAGGCCTTATGAAACGCTGGTTGAAGAGGCTGCCATAGAGGTCGGTTTGGGGCCGCAGGCCGCGTCGAGTCTGGAGGCGCGTTGGGGTGAGTTGCAGCCGTGGCCAGAAGCCAAGGCGGTGTTGGCCCAGCTCCAGAAGCGTTACAAGCTGGGGATCGTGACGAACTGTTCGGAGAGGCTGGGCCGGATGGCAGCGGACCTGCTGGGCGTGCCGTTTGACGTGATCATCACGTCGGAACAGGCCGGCTTCTATAAACCCGACCCGGCGCCGTATCGGCTTGCGCTGGAAGTGGCAGGCGTCGCCCCCGCCAACGCGGTCTTTGTGGCGGGTTCTGCCTACGATCTGTTTGGCACGGAAAAGGTCGGCCTGCCGACCATCTGGCACAACCGGATCGGTTTGACGGCTCCCGACGGGGCGCCCGCGCCTTTGATCACGCGGCCGACGCTGGAGACGCTGGCGTCAGATATTGCGAGCCTGGCAGGAGCGGATTAA
- a CDS encoding LysR substrate-binding domain-containing protein — protein sequence MARHFPVPVRSRIRVTSLEATLASGVAGLGIIIASEWMCRAFLADGSLVRLLPDYRLDAVDVHAVFLKGRVPSSKVRMFTEFLIEVLAKA from the coding sequence ATGGCCAGGCATTTTCCCGTTCCCGTCCGCTCCAGAATCCGGGTGACGTCGTTGGAAGCGACCCTGGCCAGCGGGGTCGCAGGATTAGGCATCATCATCGCGTCGGAATGGATGTGCCGCGCCTTTCTCGCGGACGGCTCACTCGTCCGACTTCTTCCGGATTACCGCCTGGACGCGGTGGACGTCCACGCGGTCTTCCTGAAAGGCCGCGTGCCGTCCAGCAAGGTGCGGATGTTCACCGAGTTTCTGATCGAGGTGCTGGCGAAGGCTTGA
- a CDS encoding Rid family hydrolase translates to MKTVASSQLPAPGGHYSQGVVAGNLLFVSGQLPFDPASGTFAEGIDAQFLQAMANVEAVLVAANATLASLVNVHIFLSDVAHWTTVNQHYARLLGDHKPARAIIPCGELHYGALVEITAIAELINPAQE, encoded by the coding sequence ATGAAAACGGTCGCGTCATCGCAACTGCCTGCGCCGGGCGGGCACTACTCGCAAGGGGTCGTTGCGGGAAACCTGTTATTCGTTTCCGGGCAACTGCCTTTCGATCCTGCGTCGGGCACGTTTGCGGAAGGCATCGACGCTCAATTCCTTCAAGCCATGGCAAACGTCGAAGCGGTATTGGTTGCGGCGAATGCCACCTTGGCGAGTCTGGTAAACGTGCACATCTTCCTCTCGGATGTCGCGCACTGGACCACCGTAAACCAGCACTACGCACGGTTGCTGGGCGACCACAAACCCGCACGGGCGATCATTCCGTGCGGTGAACTTCACTACGGTGCATTGGTGGAAATCACCGCCATCGCCGAACTCATCAACCCTGCACAGGAATAG
- a CDS encoding LysR family transcriptional regulator has product MDSLSGIMAFVQVAETRSFTEAARLMEISSSAVGKSVSRMEERLGVRLFHRSTRSVTLTAEGELFLERCKRIIQEAEQAEIELSQLADEPRGKLRISVPLQNTLIFPLLTGFMQAYPQIELDVDLSDRMVDVIEEGFDAVVRTGQPSDSRLMARKLGEYKLELVASPEYLARRGRPTHPDQLRNHACLLHKFPASGSLERWPVRDPDADSDPELGRVIACTTTDALTHMALEGLGIACLADFSTIQALRDGKLERVLPEFTDHRGSLWMLWPSSRNATPKLRVFIDYFKQHIATVEQP; this is encoded by the coding sequence CTGGACAGCCTCAGCGGCATCATGGCCTTCGTGCAGGTCGCGGAAACCCGGAGCTTTACCGAAGCCGCCCGTTTGATGGAGATTTCATCTTCGGCGGTAGGCAAGAGTGTGTCGCGCATGGAAGAGCGCCTGGGTGTGCGGCTGTTTCACCGCAGCACCCGCAGCGTCACCCTGACCGCCGAAGGCGAGCTGTTTCTGGAGCGCTGCAAACGCATCATTCAAGAGGCCGAGCAGGCGGAAATCGAGCTGTCGCAGTTGGCGGACGAACCGCGCGGCAAATTGCGCATCAGTGTGCCGTTGCAGAACACGCTGATCTTTCCGCTGCTGACCGGCTTCATGCAGGCGTACCCGCAAATCGAGCTGGACGTGGACCTGTCCGACCGCATGGTGGACGTGATCGAAGAAGGCTTCGATGCCGTGGTGCGCACCGGACAGCCATCAGACTCACGACTCATGGCGCGCAAGCTGGGGGAATACAAACTCGAACTGGTGGCGTCGCCGGAGTATCTCGCCCGCCGGGGCCGACCGACCCACCCGGATCAACTGCGCAATCATGCGTGCTTGCTGCATAAATTCCCTGCCAGCGGTTCTCTTGAGCGCTGGCCGGTGCGCGATCCGGACGCCGACAGCGACCCTGAACTAGGTCGGGTCATCGCCTGCACAACCACTGACGCGCTGACCCACATGGCGTTGGAAGGGCTGGGCATTGCGTGTCTGGCAGACTTCTCGACGATTCAGGCATTGCGGGACGGCAAGCTTGAACGCGTGCTGCCGGAATTCACTGATCATCGAGGCTCGCTGTGGATGCTGTGGCCGTCGAGCCGCAACGCCACGCCGAAGCTGCGGGTGTTTATCGACTATTTCAAACAGCACATCGCGACGGTGGAGCAGCCCTGA
- a CDS encoding LysR family transcriptional regulator, whose amino-acid sequence MTDALEIRFLLVIRESKSLLEASRKLGLTPSAVSQRLQQMEKKLDVRLVDRSARQLRFTDEGELLCVRGAELLEQFDTLLEDLHERRRGFVGKLKINAPFGFGRAYVAPSVAAFKQLHPEVEIALTLSDQPMLEAADRFDVVIHIGQLGVSNLVCRTLAPNRRFVCASPAFLASHGPVESPEHLTQLPCIALRENNEDVTLWHFTRGRNTQSVRIQPSLSSNDGHVIRQWGCEGLGVILRSEWDVADALKDGSLVRLLPGWKLPDADIVALTHQREGLPERTRNFMRFLQESFRPSPPWR is encoded by the coding sequence ATGACAGACGCCCTTGAAATTCGCTTTTTGTTGGTGATTCGTGAAAGTAAAAGCCTGTTGGAGGCCTCCCGAAAACTGGGCCTGACGCCTTCTGCCGTCAGTCAGCGCCTTCAGCAAATGGAGAAGAAACTCGACGTACGATTGGTGGACCGTTCCGCCCGTCAACTGCGCTTCACCGACGAAGGTGAACTCTTGTGCGTGCGGGGCGCCGAGCTGCTTGAGCAGTTCGATACTCTGTTGGAAGACTTGCACGAACGACGCCGGGGATTTGTCGGAAAACTGAAAATCAACGCCCCTTTCGGCTTTGGCAGAGCGTACGTGGCACCGTCGGTGGCCGCGTTCAAACAGTTGCACCCGGAAGTCGAGATCGCCTTGACCCTGTCGGATCAGCCTATGCTGGAAGCGGCCGATCGCTTCGACGTGGTCATCCATATCGGCCAGCTTGGCGTGTCCAACCTGGTCTGTCGCACGCTGGCCCCGAACCGTCGTTTCGTCTGCGCCTCCCCCGCTTTCCTCGCCAGTCACGGCCCTGTCGAAAGCCCCGAACACCTGACTCAACTGCCCTGCATCGCCCTGCGGGAAAACAACGAAGACGTCACGCTCTGGCACTTCACCCGAGGGCGAAACACCCAGAGCGTGCGCATCCAGCCGTCCCTGAGCAGCAACGACGGCCATGTGATCCGGCAATGGGGGTGTGAGGGGCTCGGTGTCATCCTGCGCTCGGAGTGGGACGTGGCCGACGCCTTGAAAGACGGGTCGCTTGTGCGCTTGCTGCCGGGATGGAAACTGCCCGATGCCGACATCGTGGCGCTGACCCATCAGCGAGAGGGACTGCCGGAGCGGACGCGCAACTTCATGCGTTTCCTTCAAGAATCGTTTCGGCCCAGTCCGCCCTGGCGGTGA
- a CDS encoding dicarboxylate/amino acid:cation symporter, translated as MKNLSVWIVIGMLLGAAIGGFLHPVLSESTAQVVVSQYLSILTDLFLRAIKMIIAPLVFCGLVSGVANLQDTHAIGRMGLRALAWFLCASFISLLIGILACNLLDLGGEMASHLPVAAESSGINVAPFNLKSFITNIIPQSVISAMASNDILQIVLFALLFGIATAAVGGPLKVRILELTDAVFDIMLKLTGYIMWLAPLGVGAALCSIVTTRGLGVLATYGKLLGGYYFALFLLALLLIGAGRVILGPRVFHLLRLIRDPLLIGFSTSSSEATFPKTIEQLQRFGVSRRVSGFVLPLGYSFNLDGAMLYQAFAVIFIAQAFHIDMTFTQQVGVLLVMLLTSKGMAGVPRASLVVVAASLPSLGLPASGLLLLLGIDPFFDMGRTAINVLGNSIATASVAKWEGDRGAETEPAPPVGRPAGPHIEPLSNA; from the coding sequence ATGAAAAACCTTTCAGTCTGGATCGTGATCGGGATGCTGCTGGGCGCCGCCATTGGCGGTTTTCTGCACCCCGTTTTGAGTGAGTCCACCGCACAGGTCGTGGTGTCCCAGTACTTGTCGATACTGACGGACCTGTTCTTGCGAGCGATCAAAATGATCATCGCGCCGTTGGTCTTTTGTGGCCTGGTGTCGGGGGTGGCCAACTTGCAGGACACACACGCCATTGGCCGCATGGGGCTGCGTGCGCTGGCCTGGTTTCTGTGCGCGTCGTTCATCTCCCTGCTGATCGGCATCCTGGCGTGCAATCTGCTTGATCTGGGCGGCGAGATGGCGAGTCACCTGCCCGTAGCTGCGGAGAGTTCAGGCATCAACGTTGCGCCTTTCAACCTCAAGTCCTTCATCACAAACATCATTCCGCAGAGCGTGATCAGTGCGATGGCCAGCAACGATATTTTGCAGATCGTGCTCTTTGCATTGCTGTTCGGTATTGCCACCGCGGCGGTTGGCGGGCCGTTGAAAGTCAGGATCCTGGAACTGACGGATGCGGTCTTCGACATCATGTTGAAGCTCACGGGTTACATCATGTGGTTGGCACCCCTGGGCGTCGGGGCCGCGCTGTGTTCCATCGTCACGACCCGTGGGCTCGGCGTGTTGGCGACCTACGGAAAACTGTTGGGCGGCTATTACTTCGCGCTGTTTCTGCTGGCATTGCTGTTGATCGGGGCAGGGCGGGTGATTCTGGGACCTCGGGTTTTTCACCTCTTGAGGCTGATTCGTGATCCGCTGCTGATCGGCTTTTCGACGTCGAGCAGTGAGGCGACGTTCCCCAAGACCATCGAGCAATTGCAGCGTTTCGGGGTGTCGCGTCGGGTGTCCGGGTTCGTGCTGCCGTTGGGGTATTCGTTCAATCTGGACGGCGCGATGCTTTATCAAGCCTTTGCCGTCATTTTCATCGCCCAGGCGTTTCATATCGACATGACGTTCACCCAGCAGGTCGGGGTGCTGCTGGTGATGCTCTTGACCAGCAAAGGCATGGCTGGCGTTCCCCGTGCTTCTCTGGTGGTGGTCGCAGCCTCGTTGCCTTCGTTGGGCTTGCCAGCCTCCGGTTTGTTGCTGCTCCTGGGCATCGATCCGTTCTTCGACATGGGCCGTACCGCGATCAATGTGCTGGGCAACAGCATCGCCACGGCGTCAGTGGCGAAATGGGAGGGTGACCGTGGCGCTGAAACCGAGCCAGCACCGCCTGTGGGGCGGCCAGCGGGTCCGCACATCGAACCTCTTTCCAATGCATGA
- a CDS encoding zinc-dependent alcohol dehydrogenase family protein, which produces MPRIIHFTEYGSPDVLRYQTIETPTPAATEVLFRVHAIGLNRAESMWRQGSYVEPVHLPARLGYESAGVVTAVGADVKHVAVGDRVSTVPSFSLNDYGMYGEEVLAPAHAVVKLPESVSYEQATAIWNVFITPYGALIENDLLKAGDVVLVPAASSSVGLGTLQVVRAAGGIPVALTRTRAKREQLLAAGASHVIVTDEEDLVDAVNRITEGRGADIVFEPVGGATFPKLLEALRVGGTVFIYGALSEDITPLPLLTVIAKTPVIRGYNLFGTTTDPERQRKATEYVFAGLKSGVLHTVIAKTFTFDEMVEAHRELEKNLHLGRIVVTVN; this is translated from the coding sequence ATGCCTCGCATCATCCATTTCACCGAATACGGCAGCCCTGACGTGCTGCGCTATCAAACCATCGAAACCCCGACACCGGCCGCGACCGAAGTGCTGTTCCGGGTTCATGCCATCGGCTTGAACCGCGCTGAATCCATGTGGCGGCAAGGCAGTTACGTTGAGCCGGTCCACCTCCCCGCCCGCCTGGGCTACGAATCGGCCGGTGTTGTCACGGCCGTCGGTGCCGACGTCAAACACGTCGCGGTCGGCGATCGGGTCAGCACAGTGCCGTCTTTCTCGCTGAACGATTACGGCATGTACGGCGAAGAAGTCCTGGCGCCCGCCCACGCCGTGGTCAAACTGCCGGAATCAGTGTCGTACGAACAGGCCACGGCCATCTGGAACGTGTTCATCACGCCCTATGGCGCACTGATCGAAAACGACCTGCTCAAAGCGGGCGACGTCGTGCTCGTACCGGCCGCGTCCAGCTCCGTCGGCCTCGGCACCTTGCAAGTGGTGCGGGCGGCGGGCGGCATTCCGGTCGCACTGACCCGCACCCGCGCCAAGCGCGAACAACTGCTGGCAGCCGGTGCGAGCCACGTGATCGTGACCGACGAAGAAGACCTGGTGGACGCGGTCAACCGCATCACCGAGGGTCGCGGCGCCGACATCGTGTTCGAGCCTGTCGGCGGCGCCACCTTCCCGAAACTGTTGGAGGCTTTGCGCGTCGGCGGAACCGTATTCATCTACGGCGCCTTGAGCGAAGACATCACGCCGTTGCCGCTGCTAACGGTCATCGCCAAGACCCCGGTGATTCGCGGCTACAACCTGTTTGGCACCACCACCGACCCGGAACGTCAACGCAAGGCCACCGAGTACGTGTTCGCGGGGTTGAAGTCCGGCGTGTTGCACACCGTCATCGCCAAGACCTTCACCTTCGACGAGATGGTCGAGGCGCACCGTGAGCTGGAAAAGAACCTGCACCTTGGCCGTATCGTGGTGACTGTGAACTGA
- a CDS encoding alkene reductase, with the protein MSKLHTPVTVGPFTFSHRVVLAPLTRMRAEEGARPGALMAEYYAQRASEGGFLIGEATIAAPNGNGYLGAPGLFDDSQIAGWKQVTDAVHAKGAKIFLQLYHAGRQSNSEVQPHGSIPVGPSEVPHGGVAYTQEGWVPNTPNRALTVEEIAELVESFRTAAERGVKAGFDGVELHGANGYLVDQFLQDNSNKRTDNYGGSFENRARFLLEVTNALISVWGSNRVAVRLGPSGTWGDMGDADPEGLFTHVAQQLAPLNLAYLHLIEPRILGNVEDENADPAPVAAQMIRKHFPGVIVAAGGFDGEGAEAIIRAGDADLVAFGRHFIANPDLPERLRLKRPLNAYDRPTFFGGTEVGYVDYPFYEAAAVV; encoded by the coding sequence ATGTCCAAGCTCCATACCCCGGTCACCGTCGGCCCCTTCACGTTTTCCCACCGTGTCGTGCTGGCACCCCTGACCCGCATGCGTGCCGAAGAGGGCGCCCGTCCCGGCGCCTTGATGGCTGAGTACTACGCACAGCGCGCGTCCGAGGGCGGCTTTCTCATTGGCGAAGCGACCATCGCGGCGCCCAACGGCAACGGCTATCTCGGCGCGCCAGGCCTGTTCGATGACAGCCAGATCGCCGGCTGGAAACAGGTCACCGACGCTGTCCATGCCAAGGGCGCAAAAATCTTCCTGCAGCTCTACCACGCCGGTCGCCAGTCCAACAGCGAAGTGCAGCCCCACGGCAGCATCCCGGTCGGGCCGTCGGAAGTGCCCCACGGCGGGGTCGCTTACACCCAGGAAGGCTGGGTGCCGAACACCCCGAACCGCGCGCTGACCGTCGAGGAAATCGCTGAACTGGTCGAGAGCTTCCGCACCGCCGCCGAGCGTGGCGTGAAAGCCGGTTTTGACGGCGTCGAACTGCACGGCGCCAACGGTTATCTGGTGGATCAATTCCTTCAGGACAACAGCAACAAACGCACCGACAACTACGGCGGGTCCTTCGAAAACCGTGCGCGGTTTCTGCTGGAAGTGACGAACGCGCTGATCTCGGTCTGGGGTTCGAACCGCGTGGCCGTGCGCCTTGGCCCAAGCGGCACCTGGGGCGACATGGGCGATGCCGATCCGGAAGGCCTGTTCACTCACGTCGCCCAGCAACTGGCGCCGCTGAACCTCGCGTATCTGCACCTGATCGAGCCGCGCATCCTGGGCAACGTGGAAGATGAAAATGCTGACCCGGCTCCTGTTGCGGCACAGATGATCCGCAAGCATTTCCCGGGCGTGATCGTCGCGGCAGGCGGTTTCGACGGCGAAGGCGCCGAAGCGATCATTCGGGCGGGCGATGCGGACCTGGTGGCGTTCGGTCGCCACTTCATCGCCAACCCGGACCTGCCGGAAAGACTGCGTCTCAAACGGCCACTGAACGCCTACGACCGTCCGACCTTCTTCGGCGGCACGGAAGTCGGCTACGTCGATTACCCGTTCTACGAAGCAGCCGCGGTGGTGTGA